Proteins encoded within one genomic window of Bacillus sp. 1NLA3E:
- a CDS encoding S1C family serine protease codes for MGYYDQDDQGRYKEQKGNKGGYFLASAVGAVLGALLLIIAIPQLSDLGVLPYNVSNDNVQKTEVNNQKSTPETTSNVSVDVNSQVTDAVAKAGGAVVGITNIQDTGFWSEGNDKSQEAGTGSGVIYKVDGDKAFVVTNHHVVEGASDLEVTLTDGTKLTAKLRGSDVWTDLAVLEVDGKNIKTVAEFGNSDKLKAGEPAIAIGNPLGSTFSGSVTQGIISGLERTIPIDINEDGVEDWQSEVLQTDAAINPGNSGGALVNIDGQVIGINSMKIAQESVEGIGLAIPINSAKPIIEDLEKNGEVKRPYMGVELQSVKEIAKYYQEEALKLPKDVNYGVALRQVVPNSPADQAKMKELDVIVEMDGEKIEDVIGLRKHLYNKKKIGEQMKIKYYRDGKLLETTMKLGSESL; via the coding sequence ATGGGTTATTATGATCAAGATGACCAAGGCCGATATAAGGAACAAAAGGGAAACAAGGGCGGTTATTTCCTCGCAAGTGCTGTTGGAGCGGTTTTAGGCGCTTTATTATTGATAATTGCTATTCCGCAATTGTCGGACTTAGGGGTGCTCCCCTACAATGTCTCTAATGATAATGTACAGAAAACAGAAGTGAACAATCAAAAGTCAACCCCAGAGACAACGTCTAATGTTAGTGTGGATGTAAATTCGCAAGTAACAGATGCAGTTGCAAAAGCTGGTGGTGCAGTTGTGGGCATTACAAACATTCAGGATACGGGATTTTGGTCAGAAGGCAATGATAAAAGCCAAGAAGCTGGGACAGGGTCTGGTGTAATTTATAAAGTTGACGGAGACAAAGCTTTTGTCGTAACAAACCACCATGTTGTAGAAGGCGCGAGTGATCTTGAGGTCACGCTTACAGATGGAACCAAATTAACAGCAAAGCTTCGCGGAAGTGATGTTTGGACAGACTTGGCTGTGTTAGAGGTTGATGGAAAGAATATTAAAACAGTGGCGGAATTTGGAAACTCAGATAAACTTAAAGCAGGAGAACCTGCTATTGCGATCGGAAACCCACTTGGTTCTACCTTCTCCGGATCGGTTACTCAAGGGATTATTTCAGGTCTTGAGCGGACGATTCCGATTGATATAAACGAAGATGGAGTTGAGGATTGGCAATCTGAAGTGTTGCAGACAGATGCTGCTATAAACCCAGGAAATAGTGGTGGTGCACTAGTCAATATTGATGGGCAAGTAATTGGGATTAATTCAATGAAAATAGCACAGGAATCTGTTGAAGGAATTGGGTTAGCCATACCAATTAACTCTGCTAAACCAATCATTGAAGATCTCGAAAAGAACGGAGAAGTAAAACGACCTTATATGGGAGTGGAATTACAATCCGTAAAAGAGATTGCAAAATATTATCAAGAAGAGGCTCTTAAACTTCCGAAGGATGTAAATTATGGGGTTGCCCTTCGTCAAGTTGTACCAAATTCACCAGCTGATCAAGCCAAAATGAAAGAGCTTGATGTTATTGTTGAGATGGATGGCGAAAAGATAGAAGATGTTATTGGCCTCAGGAAACACCTGTATAATAAGAAGAAAATTGGCGAACAAATGAAGATTAAATATTACCGGGACGGAAAGCTTCTTGAAACGACGATGAAGCTCGGGAGCGAGTCATTATAG